CCCGAAGGCGAGGATGCGGCAGCGCATGTGATGCGCAAATATGGCATCAGCGCCGAGCAGAGCCGCGCCAATACGGGGCGGCTCGCGGGCATCGCGGACGAATTGGGTTTCGCCTTCAACCGCGGCCCGGCTTTCCGGATGCGCAACAGTTTCGACGCGCACCGGCTGCTAAGCTGGGCGGGGGCGATCGAGGAGCCCGAACAGGATGGCCCCACGGGGGTGCAGACCGCGCTGAAGCTCGCCCTGTTCAAGGCGCATTTCACCGACAATCGCGATGTCGGCGACGTGCAGGTGCTCGCCGATGTCGCGGCATCGGTCGGGCTCGACCGCAACCGCGCGGCGGCGATCCTCGGCTCGGGCGAGTTCGGCGACATGGTGCGCACCGAGGAAGCCTATTGGGCGGACCGGAATATCACCGGCGTGCCCGCCTTCATCCTTGGCGACCGGATGCTGGTTCCCGGCGCGCAGGACCCCGATGTGTTCATCCGCGTGATCGAGAATAAGGTGCTCGCTGCGATAGCCTGAGGAACGGCAGCCGGGGCCGGCGCGTTTTCAGGTCACCCCCTGAAAGGAACCGGCCATGATCGACGACCCCCGCAAACCCCAAGCCGATGCGCCCGAGTCCCGCAATCGCGAGCAGGACGATGAGGCCGCGCAGGCGCAGAGCGTTGCCGAGGCGGCGCGGCGCGAGGCGCGGCTGGAGGACAGCGACAAGAAGCCGAGCGGGGACGCAAGCGACGATGTGCAGGATCTGGTCGACCATATGCGCCAGATGGAGCGGTCGGGCCGCATCGACATGGACGCCTATCGCGGCGAGCGCAGCGACGACGACGAGGATGACGAGCTGGGGCCAAGCGGGGTCGAGGACGGCGAGGGGCGCGGCGGGTCCTGAGTTCACGACCAAAGCGACGCCATAGCGGGCCTGATTCGGCCGGTTGCTCCGCATAGCGGAGCGGCCTCGTCAGGATTTCTCTAAGTTTCTGGCCCCAGGGTCGCGGGCATGGCGGGACCCGATTTTCACTATCCGAGGCGCGGCGCGATGCGTCGGCGCAGACCGGCGCGGGGGTGGCGGCGTCATGTCGGATCGAATCTGTGGCTGACGCCGATCATGGTGGTGGCCTTTGTCGCGGCGCTGGCCACCTTCCAGCGCTTCCCGGCCGGATCGGACGCCGTTCCCGCCGCCGCATTCTTTGCGGGCGAAGGAAAGCGCGGGCGCGATGCGCTCTCGGCTCGCTTCGGCTTTTGCTACCGCGGCGGCGGGCGCGATTGCGTCGTCGACGGCGACACCTTCTGGTTCGCGGGCGAGAAATATCGCGTCGCCGACATCGACACCCCCGAAACGCACCCCGCGCGCTGCGCCGAAGAGGCTGCGCTCGGCGAGGCGGCGACCGGGCGACTTCGCGACTGGCTGAATGCCGGCACGTTCAGCCTCGAAGACACCGGGCGCGATACCGATCGCTATGGGCGCAAGCTGCGCATCGTTACGCGCGACGGCGCAAGCGTCGGGTCGGTGCTTGTCACCGAAGGGCTGGCGCGGCCGTGGGAAGGGCGTCGCCGCCCTTGGTGCTAGTCCTCGCCGGGGGTGCCCCACAGCGCCTCGTGCACCGTGCCGCGGCCGAGCGCGGGTTTGAAGATGAAGGCGAAAAGATAGGTGCCGAGCGCGAGGCTGATCACGATCAGCCCGGCGACGGGATTAACGAGCCCGATGATTGCACCCGTTGCGGCCGAGAGCGAGAGCAAGGTCAGCCGTTTATGCGCCTTGATGTCGTGGCTGCGCCGGTCAGGGTCGCGGCCGACGATCGACAGCGCGACGCGCGCGATCGGCGGCAGCGCAAAGGCGAGCGCCATCCACAGCCAGTGATCGGCATCGTTGCCCGCGTCGAACAGACGGCCTACGAGCCCGGTCGGTGCGCCACCGAACACCCCGATCGCCGCCATGATCGCTGCCATCGCGAGCGTTTCGGCAAGGTCGACCGCGGCTTCGGGCGCACCATAGCGCGGCACGCCGTCGGCGCCGGGGAAAGCCGCGATCGCGCCCTCGCCATATTGGGCGCCGAAATAGAGGAGCATCAGCAGCGCCGCCCAGACGTGCAGCGCGTCGGGAAAGGGGGCGGTGAGCGAGCCGTAGAGGAAGCTGCCGAGGAAGCCGGGATAGATCAGGCTATAGACATAGGTCGGCAGCCGCATCTGGGTCAGGCTTCGGGGCCGGAAGGGTCGGGTTGAGGCGCCGCGCCGTCGGGCGGCGGCAGCGCATCCCTGAGCGGCGCGTTCGGGCCTTCGAGCTGGCGGCCGATGTCCGCGGCGATCAGCTGCGCGACGGGATCGTCGTCGATCGCGGCGAGTTCTTCGCGGCGCGCGGCCAGCGCGGCGGCGCGCTCCGCTTCGGGCAGCTTCGCGACCGCGATATAGAAGCGGACCGTCTGGAGCCATGGCGCGTCGTCGGTCAGCACATCCTCCGCCCAGGGGCTGAACGGCCCGCCCGACACCTGCCACTCGCTGTCCTGCCGGTCGAGGAAGAAGAGCACGCGCGACCCGCGCGGAAAGATGTAGCGGACGCAGGCGCCGGCGAGGCTCTGCGGGTGCGCCTGCTTGAGTTCATAGGGGTTGCTGAGCTGGGCTGCCCGGTCGGTCGCGATCATCGCGGGGAGGGCGATCGGCGCCGAGGGCATCGCGCCCTTGAGCGCCTCGACGGGTTTGATCGCGATCATCTGTTGCCCGGTGTCGTCGGAATCGCCGGCGGTCACGGTGCCGAGCAGGATGAGGTCCGCGTCCTCCACAAGTTCCATATTGGTCGGCACGCGGTAGCCCGGCGCGATCGAGCAGGCGTATGCGCTCAGCGGCGCGGCGACGAGCGCGAGGGCGGCGAGCGAAAGGAGCGAGCGCATCGGCAAAGGCTAGCGTTGCGGAAGCCGGTTGGGAAGCCGGCGCGGCTTTCGGGCGTCCCGTCCTGGCCTATGGAGCCGACTCGCTTTCCATGCGTATCATCGCCAAGCTCCCTCCCCCGGAGCGGCAAGGAGAATGACCATGGCAGAGCATGACCATAGCGCGATCAAGGAAGATATGATTGTCGTCGGCGCCGACGGCGTCCATGTCGGCACGGTCGACCATCTCGAAGGCGAACGCATCAAGCTGACCAAGACGGACAGCGGCGACGGCAAGCATCATTACCTGCCCGCGGGGCTGGTTGCCGCGGTCGAAGGCGACACGGTGCGCCTTTCGGCGAACGCCGCCAATGCGGTCGATCTGTTCGAAGAGGCCGAATAGCCGATCCAGCGAACAACAGAGGGCCGGGCGCGCAATCGGGCGCGTCGGCACCGAACTGGCCCGCCCTTTCCCCTGGGGCGGGCCATTTTCATATGCGGGGCGCCCCGATGATTGGCGAGGTCGGACGGGAAGGGACCGCCG
This DNA window, taken from Sphingopyxis sp. PAMC25046, encodes the following:
- a CDS encoding DsbA family oxidoreductase, translating into MTEPRVPRLSVDIVSDVMCPWCIIGWLKFRKVIDHFAGRLDFRVQWHPFELNPDMPPEGEDAAAHVMRKYGISAEQSRANTGRLAGIADELGFAFNRGPAFRMRNSFDAHRLLSWAGAIEEPEQDGPTGVQTALKLALFKAHFTDNRDVGDVQVLADVAASVGLDRNRAAAILGSGEFGDMVRTEEAYWADRNITGVPAFILGDRMLVPGAQDPDVFIRVIENKVLAAIA
- a CDS encoding thermonuclease family protein, with protein sequence MRRRRPARGWRRHVGSNLWLTPIMVVAFVAALATFQRFPAGSDAVPAAAFFAGEGKRGRDALSARFGFCYRGGGRDCVVDGDTFWFAGEKYRVADIDTPETHPARCAEEAALGEAATGRLRDWLNAGTFSLEDTGRDTDRYGRKLRIVTRDGASVGSVLVTEGLARPWEGRRRPWC
- a CDS encoding DUF2171 domain-containing protein; amino-acid sequence: MAEHDHSAIKEDMIVVGADGVHVGTVDHLEGERIKLTKTDSGDGKHHYLPAGLVAAVEGDTVRLSANAANAVDLFEEAE